A genomic stretch from Desulfobotulus mexicanus includes:
- a CDS encoding tetratricopeptide repeat protein translates to MKKYNLPALAILVFFILLPACGGKKEMPKIPEWEQQAHRSVRQGNAAYHKGCYLLASRHYQAALEGYTAADNSYGTALALNNLGNAFRMRHQYEDALACYEEAGQRAALLGETDLEMLSSANRISLLLDMDQPDKAAYLMEKIADREAFPVFKRPEARLLDLSTRQKKAEELLKTALHGAGPDEKAGLYFTLGKIILEQNRAEEAREAFTKALALDKAAGRFGATASDLMALARCESLLGNDFKAYDAARRAMEIWALTGAAHEVAEHEAFFMELSEKSGADTSLSLHFIKTWLAGRAIAGPCD, encoded by the coding sequence ATGAAAAAATACAATCTGCCAGCCTTAGCCATCCTTGTTTTTTTTATTCTTCTGCCAGCCTGCGGCGGTAAAAAAGAAATGCCGAAAATACCGGAATGGGAACAGCAGGCCCACCGCTCCGTGCGTCAGGGTAATGCCGCCTATCATAAAGGCTGCTACCTGCTGGCATCCCGGCATTATCAGGCGGCACTGGAGGGATACACCGCCGCAGACAACAGCTATGGCACAGCCCTTGCCTTAAACAACCTGGGTAATGCCTTCCGCATGCGCCATCAGTATGAGGATGCCCTTGCCTGCTATGAAGAAGCCGGACAGCGTGCAGCCCTCCTTGGTGAAACGGACCTTGAAATGTTAAGTTCTGCCAACCGGATTTCCCTGCTTCTTGATATGGACCAACCCGATAAAGCAGCATACTTAATGGAAAAGATTGCAGACAGGGAGGCTTTTCCTGTATTCAAAAGACCGGAAGCAAGGCTTCTGGATCTTTCCACCCGGCAGAAAAAGGCTGAAGAGCTGCTCAAAACTGCACTTCATGGGGCAGGCCCCGATGAAAAAGCAGGGTTATATTTCACTCTTGGAAAGATCATCCTTGAACAGAACCGGGCTGAGGAAGCCAGAGAAGCCTTTACAAAGGCCCTTGCTCTGGACAAAGCAGCAGGACGCTTCGGAGCCACGGCATCGGACCTCATGGCCCTTGCCCGCTGTGAATCCCTGCTTGGAAATGACTTTAAAGCCTATGATGCCGCCCGCAGGGCCATGGAAATATGGGCACTGACCGGAGCGGCCCATGAAGTGGCAGAACATGAAGCTTTTTTTATGGAGCTTTCAGAAAAAAGCGGTGCAGACACAAGCCTCTCCCTGCACTTCATCAAAACATGGCTGGCCGGCAGAGCCATTGCTGGTCCCTGTGACTGA
- a CDS encoding EAL and HDOD domain-containing protein, whose protein sequence is METFVARQPIFNHKKQIVAFELLFRNGMNNAMPEMDGDLASYQLIANSFMDIGMQTLTEGKKAFINFTENLLLQKIPLMLPSKNTVVEILETVHPTVEIIQACREMADKGYVLALDDFIYTPEWKELVEIAHIIKIDFMNTSPEEIKDFMILETKRKPIFLAEKVETYEQFAMAVSMGFSLFQGYFFCKPEILRGRQIQGQYLNLLQITAESAIPDMDFDRIEALIHRDVGIAYTLLRYINSAFFKRIREITSIRQALVLLGTDEIRRFIAIITLTKLCGNKPEALMKASCIRARFCERLGVATEKPGLSSQLFTLGMFSLLDAILDEPMDKILGQLSLSKDIERALLEKTGPLYPFLNLAEAYEKGSWDQVPKALAAINLSETLVPGLYLEACEWSRNLTAT, encoded by the coding sequence ATGGAAACCTTTGTTGCAAGACAACCCATCTTCAATCATAAAAAACAGATAGTTGCCTTTGAACTGCTTTTCCGCAACGGTATGAACAATGCCATGCCTGAAATGGACGGAGATCTGGCATCCTACCAGCTAATTGCCAACAGCTTCATGGATATAGGCATGCAAACCCTTACGGAAGGTAAAAAAGCCTTTATCAATTTTACGGAAAACCTTCTGCTACAAAAAATCCCCCTGATGCTGCCCTCAAAGAATACGGTGGTGGAAATCCTTGAAACCGTGCACCCTACGGTGGAAATCATTCAGGCATGCAGGGAAATGGCGGACAAGGGCTATGTGCTGGCTCTGGATGATTTCATCTATACTCCTGAATGGAAAGAACTGGTTGAAATCGCCCATATTATAAAAATAGATTTTATGAATACATCTCCGGAAGAAATCAAAGACTTCATGATATTGGAAACAAAGAGAAAACCCATTTTTCTGGCGGAAAAGGTGGAAACCTATGAGCAGTTTGCCATGGCAGTCTCCATGGGTTTTTCTCTTTTTCAGGGATATTTTTTCTGCAAACCGGAAATTCTCAGGGGCCGCCAGATTCAGGGGCAATACCTCAACCTACTTCAGATAACCGCAGAAAGCGCTATACCGGATATGGATTTTGACCGCATTGAGGCCCTGATCCATAGGGACGTGGGCATTGCCTACACCCTTTTACGCTACATCAATTCCGCCTTTTTCAAAAGGATACGGGAAATCACATCCATCAGGCAGGCCCTTGTGCTACTGGGAACCGATGAAATCCGTCGTTTCATAGCCATCATTACCCTGACAAAATTATGCGGCAACAAGCCCGAGGCCCTGATGAAGGCCTCCTGCATCAGGGCAAGGTTCTGTGAGCGTCTGGGAGTGGCAACGGAAAAACCCGGACTCTCCAGCCAGCTTTTTACCTTAGGTATGTTTTCCCTTCTCGATGCCATCCTTGATGAACCCATGGATAAAATTCTTGGCCAGTTGTCCCTTTCCAAGGATATTGAAAGAGCCCTTTTGGAAAAAACCGGTCCCCTTTATCCCTTCCTCAATCTGGCCGAGGCCTATGAAAAGGGCTCGTGGGATCAGGTACCCAAAGCCCTTGCCGCCATCAATCTTTCGGAAACCCTTGTTCCGGGACTTTATCTGGAAGCCTGTGAGTGGAGCAGAAATCTGACTGCAACTTAA
- the yedF gene encoding sulfurtransferase-like selenium metabolism protein YedF yields MNMKELDCRGQACPQPVLITRSFLVDHKDAEDFRILVDNRAAAENVKRFLENAGFGCVLEEAGTDFLIVSRSGLPEAVPEIRESEKQEGGKRRILVLLTADRIGDGDVVLGAALMKNFILTLKELGDDLWRIVCLNGGVRLAVKESPVLTALKELEEEGVDVLVCGTCLEHYGLTEEKAVGSTTNMLDIVTGCGVADKVISF; encoded by the coding sequence ATGAACATGAAAGAGCTGGATTGCAGGGGGCAGGCATGTCCCCAGCCAGTACTGATTACCCGGAGTTTTCTTGTGGATCATAAAGATGCGGAGGATTTTCGAATCCTTGTTGATAATCGGGCCGCAGCGGAAAATGTGAAACGGTTTCTGGAAAATGCCGGTTTCGGCTGTGTGCTGGAGGAAGCTGGAACAGATTTTTTAATTGTTTCCCGGAGCGGGTTGCCGGAGGCTGTACCGGAAATCAGGGAATCCGAAAAACAGGAGGGAGGGAAAAGAAGAATCCTTGTGTTGCTGACCGCAGACCGCATCGGTGATGGGGATGTGGTACTGGGAGCCGCACTGATGAAAAATTTCATCCTTACCCTGAAGGAGCTTGGGGATGATCTCTGGCGGATTGTCTGTCTCAACGGTGGGGTAAGGCTGGCCGTTAAGGAATCTCCTGTGCTCACTGCCCTTAAGGAGCTGGAAGAAGAGGGCGTTGATGTTCTTGTCTGCGGCACCTGTCTGGAACATTATGGCCTTACGGAAGAAAAGGCCGTTGGCAGCACAACCAACATGCTGGATATTGTGACGGGTTGTGGGGTTGCAGACAAGGTGATTTCCTTTTGA
- a CDS encoding HD domain-containing phosphohydrolase, giving the protein MSTENVLKYTHHVLLVDDEPSILKALTRTLRRLPCTLHTASGGPEALRLLGESKHAFSLILSDQRMPEMDGATFLEKSRKIYPYASRILLTGYSDLEALARAINMGGIHRFFSKPWEDETLIQAVTETLQQYELILENKRLQVMLSRQNQELEAKIQQRTADIQKQNESLSRVNQMLEDSFYSTVRLLASLVDMSAPELAGHGRRVSEMAATLARHMELDAEEILHIEVAGLLHDIGKVGGTPGIIKGNPQQMSKEEFQRYRKHPAEGQSLLQLIPRLDHVGILIRCHHEHYDGQGFPNGLSEQEIPMGARILSVADAYDRYIHIPELSTEAVRQLSRQEDSTMDHIKSQTLKRQAAAAKIKQDAFSRHDPDVVKALLDLLKSQGLGVKREKSLILEQMEPGMKLARPLYTVQGRFLLPYNTVITKEILQRLNQVHTNEAIQEPIQILPA; this is encoded by the coding sequence ATGAGCACAGAAAACGTTTTAAAATACACCCACCATGTTCTTCTTGTGGACGACGAACCTTCCATACTGAAAGCCCTTACCCGAACCCTCCGCAGGCTGCCCTGCACCCTGCACACGGCATCCGGAGGCCCGGAAGCCCTTCGTCTTCTAGGGGAAAGCAAACACGCCTTTTCCCTTATCCTTTCGGATCAGCGCATGCCAGAAATGGACGGGGCCACCTTTCTGGAAAAAAGCCGTAAAATATATCCCTACGCCTCCCGCATTCTGCTAACAGGATACTCGGATCTGGAAGCCCTTGCCCGGGCCATCAATATGGGAGGGATTCACCGTTTTTTTTCCAAACCCTGGGAAGACGAAACCCTGATTCAGGCCGTCACGGAAACCCTGCAGCAATATGAGCTGATTCTGGAAAATAAAAGACTTCAGGTCATGCTCTCCCGCCAGAATCAGGAGCTGGAAGCAAAAATTCAGCAGAGAACCGCAGACATCCAGAAACAGAACGAAAGCCTTTCCCGCGTCAATCAGATGCTGGAAGACAGTTTCTACAGCACGGTCCGGCTGCTGGCCTCACTTGTGGACATGAGTGCTCCTGAGCTTGCAGGCCATGGCCGCAGGGTCAGTGAAATGGCAGCAACCCTTGCCCGGCATATGGAACTGGATGCCGAAGAAATACTGCACATAGAAGTGGCGGGACTCCTGCATGATATCGGCAAGGTGGGTGGTACACCGGGAATTATCAAGGGTAACCCCCAGCAGATGAGCAAGGAAGAGTTTCAACGTTACAGAAAACACCCGGCAGAAGGCCAAAGCCTGCTTCAGCTCATCCCCCGTCTCGACCATGTGGGTATTCTGATTCGCTGCCACCATGAACACTACGACGGCCAGGGTTTTCCCAACGGCCTTTCCGAGCAGGAAATTCCCATGGGTGCCCGCATCCTTTCCGTGGCGGACGCCTATGACAGATATATTCATATTCCTGAATTATCCACAGAAGCGGTCCGCCAGCTCTCCCGCCAGGAAGACAGCACCATGGATCACATCAAGAGTCAGACCCTAAAACGTCAGGCTGCGGCAGCCAAAATCAAACAGGATGCCTTTTCCCGCCATGACCCCGATGTGGTGAAGGCCTTACTGGATCTTCTCAAAAGTCAGGGCCTCGGTGTAAAGCGGGAAAAAAGCCTGATACTGGAACAGATGGAGCCCGGCATGAAGCTGGCCCGCCCCCTGTACACGGTTCAGGGACGCTTTCTTCTGCCATACAATACTGTTATAACAAAAGAGATTCTTCAACGCCTGAATCAGGTACACACAAATGAAGCCATACAGGAACCCATACAGATTCTGCCAGCCTGA
- a CDS encoding HDOD domain-containing protein produces MKEILSAAEKLPSLPRVILTVNAMLQNPDTRTQDLSRIIEKDISLVTRILKLVNSAFFGLRSTVGNIPDAVSLLGFDTLHRLTLSLSILDILGPSKKMPGDWLWPHSIRTAVFCEYLAMKTKLCRPDDAFVAGLLHDIGLIVLARCMPEVFISLEEKSKETGKPFFLMEASVISDFSHADMGAAMALKWQLPPALKQAIAQHHRLPENNIPPLSLLVHTANMLENQRDLVRNEIPAGMLHPLAIKKMKSILKNPHIWFPPLHEKGMEACHLFLGGSHG; encoded by the coding sequence TTGAAAGAAATTCTGAGTGCAGCAGAAAAACTGCCGTCCCTGCCCAGAGTCATCCTCACCGTCAATGCCATGCTTCAGAATCCTGATACCCGTACCCAGGATCTCAGCCGGATCATTGAAAAGGACATCTCGCTGGTCACACGTATTTTAAAACTTGTCAATTCAGCATTTTTCGGGCTACGCTCCACCGTAGGGAATATTCCGGATGCCGTTTCCCTTTTGGGTTTTGATACCCTGCACCGCCTTACCCTTTCCCTTTCCATACTGGATATTCTGGGACCATCAAAAAAAATGCCAGGCGACTGGCTCTGGCCCCATTCCATCCGCACGGCGGTTTTCTGTGAATATCTGGCAATGAAAACAAAACTATGCAGGCCCGATGATGCCTTCGTAGCGGGACTTCTCCACGACATAGGCCTGATTGTGCTGGCCCGCTGCATGCCGGAGGTTTTTATAAGTCTTGAAGAAAAAAGCAAAGAAACCGGAAAACCTTTTTTTCTCATGGAAGCATCGGTCATTTCAGATTTTTCCCATGCAGACATGGGAGCAGCCATGGCATTGAAGTGGCAGCTTCCACCTGCCCTGAAACAGGCCATTGCCCAGCACCACCGACTGCCAGAAAACAATATTCCTCCCCTTTCGCTGCTGGTGCACACGGCAAACATGCTGGAAAATCAGAGAGATCTGGTTCGCAACGAAATACCAGCCGGCATGCTGCATCCTCTGGCCATTAAGAAAATGAAGAGTATTTTAAAAAATCCGCATATCTGGTTTCCCCCCCTGCATGAAAAGGGTATGGAAGCCTGCCATCTTTTCCTGGGAGGCTCCCATGGATGA
- a CDS encoding TraB/GumN family protein: MSAAEPAQDTYESENLTLLHHGEKTIYLIGTAHVSRQSADEVEEAIRAYQPDTVAVELCASRYESIRSPDRWQNMDILQVIREKKAFLLLSNLMLAAFQKRIADRMDIRPGEEMLRAIEGAEKTGAAIHLADREVRITLARIWGEMGFFAKSKLIFQLLGSGFEADTIKEEEIERLKNKDAMASLMEEMAGAHPVLQKVLIDERDQYLAEKIRTAPGKNIVAVVGAGHVPGIVNYWEKTIDTAPLETTPPPGKTGKILKWLLPAIILLIFAAGFFFGGKDTGIEMIAFWVIANGIFAGIGAAASMAHPLTILTAVVAAPLTSLNPMVAAGWVAGLTEVFLRKPCVADLQNLNQDITSLKGFWKNKATRILLVVVFTNLGSSVGTFVALPLMLRLLG; encoded by the coding sequence ATGAGCGCTGCTGAACCTGCACAGGATACATACGAAAGCGAAAATCTCACCCTTCTCCATCACGGAGAAAAAACCATCTACCTCATAGGCACTGCCCACGTTTCAAGGCAGAGCGCCGACGAAGTTGAAGAAGCCATACGGGCATACCAACCGGACACCGTGGCCGTGGAACTCTGCGCATCCAGATATGAATCCATCCGGTCTCCGGACCGCTGGCAGAACATGGATATCCTTCAGGTCATCCGGGAAAAAAAGGCCTTTCTGCTGCTATCCAACCTCATGCTTGCAGCTTTTCAAAAACGCATAGCCGACCGCATGGATATACGCCCCGGAGAAGAAATGCTCCGGGCCATTGAGGGGGCTGAAAAAACCGGGGCCGCCATTCATCTGGCAGACCGGGAAGTACGCATAACCCTGGCCCGGATCTGGGGGGAAATGGGCTTTTTTGCCAAAAGCAAACTGATTTTTCAGCTCTTGGGCTCCGGCTTTGAGGCGGATACCATTAAAGAAGAAGAAATTGAACGCCTGAAAAACAAAGATGCCATGGCTTCCCTCATGGAAGAAATGGCCGGTGCCCACCCTGTTCTTCAGAAGGTGTTGATTGATGAGAGGGATCAGTATCTTGCGGAAAAAATACGGACGGCTCCGGGTAAAAACATTGTAGCCGTGGTAGGTGCCGGGCATGTTCCTGGCATTGTCAATTACTGGGAAAAAACCATAGACACAGCTCCCCTGGAAACCACGCCTCCGCCGGGGAAAACCGGAAAGATCCTCAAATGGCTGCTTCCTGCTATCATTCTTCTGATCTTTGCCGCAGGTTTTTTTTTCGGGGGAAAGGATACGGGCATTGAAATGATTGCCTTCTGGGTAATTGCCAACGGTATCTTTGCCGGTATCGGTGCTGCAGCCTCCATGGCACACCCCCTCACCATACTCACAGCGGTTGTTGCAGCCCCCCTCACCTCCCTCAACCCCATGGTGGCTGCGGGATGGGTGGCCGGACTCACGGAAGTCTTTCTCAGAAAACCCTGTGTGGCAGACCTCCAGAACTTAAATCAGGACATCACAAGCCTTAAGGGCTTCTGGAAAAATAAAGCCACAAGGATTCTTCTGGTGGTGGTCTTCACCAACCTTGGCAGTTCTGTGGGCACCTTTGTGGCCCTGCCCCTTATGCTCCGGCTTCTGGGCTAG
- the trxB gene encoding thioredoxin-disulfide reductase — translation MDANTYDLIIIGGGPAGLTAGIYACRARMKTLLIEKMIPGGQIMITDWVENYPGFPEGIAGAELAERITAQANTFGLETAYEEVVAIRPEGDVKEVVLTDKSLYAKTLIIATGAFAKKLGIPGEDEYYGRGVSFCATCDAPFFKEKTVVAIGGGDTAVQESIYLTRFVDRVFLVHRRDQLRATRILQERVLSNPKITMVWDSVPEAILGGDRGLEAVSIRNVKTGEVSRLPADGCFIWIGITPHTSFIKNTLATDEYGFIIVNERMETSVPGVFACGDVRNTPLRQVATAIGDAAIAAVAAEHYITA, via the coding sequence ATGGATGCAAACACATACGACCTTATCATCATCGGAGGGGGACCTGCGGGTCTTACAGCCGGAATCTATGCCTGCAGGGCCCGCATGAAAACCCTGCTCATAGAAAAGATGATTCCCGGCGGGCAGATCATGATCACGGACTGGGTGGAAAACTACCCCGGTTTTCCCGAAGGCATTGCCGGAGCTGAGCTGGCCGAACGTATCACCGCCCAGGCCAACACCTTTGGCCTTGAAACGGCATATGAGGAAGTTGTAGCCATCCGCCCGGAAGGGGATGTCAAGGAAGTGGTGCTGACGGACAAAAGCCTTTATGCAAAAACCCTGATAATTGCCACAGGAGCCTTTGCAAAAAAACTGGGCATACCCGGAGAAGATGAGTATTACGGCAGGGGTGTTTCCTTCTGCGCCACCTGTGATGCACCCTTTTTCAAGGAAAAAACCGTTGTGGCCATTGGCGGTGGAGATACCGCAGTCCAAGAATCCATTTACCTGACCCGCTTTGTGGACAGAGTCTTCCTTGTCCACCGAAGGGATCAGCTAAGGGCTACACGTATTCTTCAGGAAAGGGTCCTTTCCAACCCGAAAATCACCATGGTCTGGGATTCTGTTCCGGAAGCCATACTCGGGGGAGACCGGGGGCTGGAAGCAGTAAGCATACGCAATGTCAAAACCGGAGAAGTCAGCAGGCTGCCTGCGGATGGGTGCTTTATCTGGATAGGCATCACGCCCCATACCTCATTTATCAAAAACACCCTGGCCACAGACGAATACGGCTTTATTATTGTCAATGAACGAATGGAAACCTCGGTACCGGGGGTCTTTGCCTGTGGAGACGTGCGCAACACGCCCCTGAGACAGGTGGCAACCGCCATAGGCGACGCCGCCATAGCCGCTGTAGCAGCAGAGCACTACATCACAGCCTGA
- a CDS encoding response regulator, with amino-acid sequence MRILIVEDDPISRMVMEKNLKSLGICDLVENGREALEAFEKALLENKPYDLITLDIMMPEMDGQTALQEIRKMEDEEGIYGLSGVKVIMTTALDDKDNIMRAFKSQCEGYLTKPIQRQKLFQLMDELGLSGEQDQA; translated from the coding sequence ATGCGCATTCTTATTGTTGAAGACGACCCCATCAGCCGGATGGTTATGGAAAAAAACCTGAAATCCCTTGGCATTTGTGATCTGGTGGAAAATGGCAGGGAAGCACTGGAGGCCTTTGAAAAGGCTCTTCTGGAAAACAAACCCTATGATCTCATCACCCTGGATATCATGATGCCGGAAATGGACGGGCAGACGGCCTTACAGGAAATCCGGAAAATGGAAGATGAAGAAGGAATTTATGGTCTTTCCGGTGTCAAGGTCATCATGACCACGGCACTGGATGATAAGGATAACATCATGCGGGCCTTTAAATCCCAGTGCGAGGGATATCTCACCAAGCCCATACAGAGACAGAAACTCTTCCAGCTCATGGATGAACTGGGACTTTCGGGTGAACAGGATCAGGCGTAA
- a CDS encoding outer membrane protein assembly factor BamD, whose protein sequence is MKSNFFSILLVIFLCTLIGGCGLFGKKPEKTAPELLFEGRDAFENEKYRRALESFQRLRDWYPFSQHATEATIRIADSHYALKEYAEAAVVYAEFERLHPNNEETPRAVFQLAMCHFERMDSIDRDQTAARNALYIFLRLQEDYANSPYAAKAGEKIQHCRESLAGAELSVASYYFRTKAFTAAKARLKTLINAYPETPQAEEGRLLLKKISQVLEKAEKE, encoded by the coding sequence ATGAAATCAAATTTTTTTTCCATCCTTTTAGTTATTTTTCTATGCACCCTGATTGGAGGATGTGGTCTTTTCGGTAAAAAACCGGAAAAAACAGCTCCGGAACTTCTCTTTGAAGGCAGGGATGCCTTTGAAAATGAAAAATACCGCCGTGCCCTGGAAAGCTTCCAGCGCCTGCGGGACTGGTATCCCTTCAGCCAGCACGCCACAGAAGCCACCATCCGCATTGCAGACTCCCATTATGCACTTAAGGAATATGCAGAAGCAGCCGTTGTTTACGCAGAATTTGAACGCCTGCATCCAAACAATGAAGAAACGCCCAGGGCGGTTTTCCAGCTGGCCATGTGCCATTTTGAACGCATGGACAGCATTGACAGAGACCAGACAGCCGCCAGAAATGCCCTTTATATATTCCTGAGACTGCAGGAAGACTATGCAAATTCTCCCTATGCGGCAAAGGCGGGAGAAAAAATCCAGCACTGCCGTGAAAGCCTTGCCGGTGCAGAACTCTCTGTTGCAAGCTATTATTTCAGAACCAAAGCCTTTACTGCGGCAAAAGCCAGGCTAAAAACCCTGATAAACGCCTATCCTGAAACACCCCAGGCCGAAGAGGGCAGACTTCTTCTGAAGAAAATCAGCCAGGTTCTGGAAAAAGCTGAAAAAGAGTAA
- the trxA gene encoding thioredoxin: MAEGVLEIGDADFEKEVLQSDKPVLIDFWAPWCGPCRAMTPIIEEMAKKFEGKAKIAKCNVDDNPITPGKFDVKAIPTLIFFKDGKMVEQVTGMMAKPKIEELLNQMIG; the protein is encoded by the coding sequence ATGGCAGAAGGTGTTCTTGAAATTGGCGATGCGGATTTTGAAAAAGAGGTTCTTCAGTCAGACAAGCCGGTCCTCATTGACTTCTGGGCTCCCTGGTGCGGTCCATGCAGAGCCATGACACCTATTATCGAGGAAATGGCAAAAAAATTTGAAGGCAAGGCAAAAATTGCCAAGTGTAATGTGGATGACAACCCCATTACTCCCGGAAAATTTGATGTCAAAGCCATTCCTACCCTGATTTTCTTTAAAGACGGTAAAATGGTGGAACAGGTCACAGGCATGATGGCCAAACCCAAAATTGAAGAGCTTCTGAACCAGATGATCGGATAA
- the purN gene encoding phosphoribosylglycinamide formyltransferase — MKKKLGLAILLSGGGSNAQAIMDACRSGVLNAEVRIVGADRLSAGGLDRAADMGVDHFVVDYKSILQDKGEAFACPSDLDLGDILKKQNLFPSDSEPEKVRHFFMRRAAAERMLLDALLPFEPDLIVLAGFMRTLSPYFIDRVQKPGELPKIMNIHPALLPAFPGTDGYGDTFRHGCRVGGCTVHFVDYGEDSGPIVGQAAFPIMPGDSLEDVKRRGLGEEWKLYPECISLYAEGRLALENRPQRSGAVRRVVRVLS; from the coding sequence ATGAAAAAAAAACTGGGGCTTGCCATTCTATTGTCCGGAGGCGGCAGTAACGCCCAGGCCATCATGGATGCATGCAGAAGCGGTGTCCTTAATGCCGAGGTCCGTATTGTGGGGGCAGACCGGCTGAGTGCAGGGGGGCTGGACCGGGCTGCTGATATGGGTGTGGATCATTTTGTAGTTGATTATAAAAGCATACTTCAGGATAAAGGAGAAGCTTTCGCCTGTCCTTCGGATCTGGATCTTGGGGATATTTTGAAAAAACAGAATCTTTTTCCCTCAGATAGTGAGCCTGAAAAGGTAAGGCATTTTTTTATGCGCAGGGCTGCTGCGGAAAGGATGCTGCTGGATGCTCTTCTGCCTTTTGAGCCGGATCTCATTGTTCTGGCAGGTTTCATGCGTACCCTTTCCCCTTATTTCATAGACAGGGTTCAGAAGCCCGGGGAGCTGCCTAAGATCATGAATATCCATCCTGCCCTGCTGCCTGCCTTTCCCGGTACGGACGGATATGGAGATACCTTCAGGCATGGATGCAGGGTGGGGGGCTGTACGGTGCATTTTGTGGATTACGGCGAAGATTCCGGACCCATAGTGGGGCAGGCTGCCTTTCCCATTATGCCCGGAGACAGTCTCGAGGATGTGAAGCGCAGAGGCCTTGGGGAAGAATGGAAGCTGTATCCTGAATGTATAAGCCTGTACGCCGAAGGCCGTTTGGCTTTGGAAAACCGGCCCCAGCGCAGTGGGGCCGTCCGCAGGGTGGTGCGGGTGCTTTCCTAG
- a CDS encoding response regulator, giving the protein MDDACILCVDDETGILQALKRLLRREAYQILTAASAEEALEILQREKVHVMISDQRMPGMDGTDLFSRVRKKWPNIIRIILSGYTDIDSITEAINRGHIYKFILKPWNDQNLRLEIRQALDQYALAETNRRLQHTILEQNEALKNSNESLEKAVKERTRELKMQNHALELSRAVLETLPFPVLGVSSEGLVAVANQSAMDVFSKKSGFGPGAEASDFFEEEVLKAIHLVMEKNETLRLQVLPEQISLTITPLTGRFQGAGAVLVFSPPASGE; this is encoded by the coding sequence ATGGATGATGCATGCATTCTCTGCGTAGATGATGAAACCGGTATTCTTCAGGCCCTCAAACGTCTGCTGCGCCGGGAAGCATACCAGATCCTCACCGCTGCCAGCGCAGAAGAAGCCCTGGAAATCCTGCAAAGGGAAAAAGTCCATGTCATGATCAGCGATCAACGCATGCCCGGTATGGACGGTACAGATCTTTTTTCAAGGGTCCGGAAAAAATGGCCGAACATCATCCGCATCATTCTTTCCGGATACACGGACATCGACAGCATCACCGAAGCCATCAACAGAGGGCACATCTACAAATTTATTCTCAAGCCATGGAATGATCAGAATCTGCGGCTTGAAATCCGTCAGGCTCTGGATCAGTATGCCCTGGCCGAAACCAACCGCAGGCTGCAGCATACCATTCTTGAGCAGAACGAAGCCTTAAAAAACAGCAATGAAAGTCTTGAAAAAGCTGTCAAAGAACGCACCCGTGAACTTAAAATGCAAAATCATGCCCTGGAACTGTCCCGGGCCGTACTGGAAACCCTGCCCTTTCCCGTACTGGGTGTCAGCAGTGAAGGCCTAGTGGCCGTAGCAAACCAGAGCGCCATGGATGTTTTCAGTAAGAAATCCGGCTTCGGTCCCGGTGCGGAAGCCTCGGACTTTTTTGAAGAGGAAGTTCTTAAAGCCATTCATCTGGTAATGGAAAAAAATGAAACCCTAAGACTTCAAGTCCTGCCGGAGCAGATATCCCTCACCATCACCCCCCTGACAGGCCGCTTTCAGGGCGCCGGTGCCGTGCTGGTCTTCAGCCCTCCGGCCTCAGGGGAATAA